One Streptomyces sp. SAI-135 DNA segment encodes these proteins:
- a CDS encoding carbohydrate ABC transporter permease, translating to MITKEATELAPAPVHETPEPSRPVKRRRAWDEVPRWHIYLPLSIYLVFTLIPFYWILLFALRPAGSTSLVPWPITFDHFEKVWTERSFGTYFENSVYVGLATLVMTTLVALAGGYALARFDFKVKNAFMLALLCSQFVPGALLLVPLFEIFAELKMINSLGSVIIAETVFQLPLSMILISNFIKNVPYSLEEAAWVDGCNRLTAFRIVVLPLLRPGLIAVGSFAFVHSWNHFLFALMFLNNQDKQTIPVGLNTLMSADSVDLGALAAGGIIAAVPVVIVFAFIQKWLITGFSAGAVKG from the coding sequence GTGATCACCAAGGAGGCCACGGAGCTCGCGCCCGCGCCCGTGCACGAGACGCCCGAACCATCCCGGCCGGTGAAGCGCCGCCGCGCCTGGGACGAGGTCCCGCGCTGGCACATCTACCTGCCGCTGTCGATCTACCTCGTCTTCACGCTGATCCCCTTCTACTGGATCCTGCTCTTCGCGCTCCGCCCGGCCGGCTCGACCTCGCTCGTGCCCTGGCCGATCACCTTCGACCACTTCGAGAAGGTGTGGACGGAGCGGTCCTTCGGGACGTACTTCGAGAACAGCGTGTACGTCGGTCTCGCCACCCTGGTGATGACGACGCTGGTCGCCCTGGCCGGCGGTTACGCCCTCGCGCGGTTCGACTTCAAGGTCAAGAACGCGTTCATGCTGGCGCTGCTGTGCTCGCAGTTCGTGCCGGGCGCGCTGCTGCTGGTCCCGCTGTTCGAGATCTTCGCCGAGCTGAAGATGATCAACTCGCTGGGCAGTGTCATCATCGCCGAGACGGTCTTCCAGCTCCCGCTGTCGATGATCCTGATCAGCAACTTCATCAAGAACGTGCCGTACTCCCTGGAGGAGGCGGCCTGGGTCGACGGCTGCAACCGGCTGACGGCGTTCCGGATCGTCGTCCTGCCCCTTCTCCGCCCCGGCCTGATCGCCGTCGGCTCCTTCGCCTTCGTGCACTCCTGGAACCACTTCCTGTTCGCCCTGATGTTCCTCAACAACCAGGACAAGCAGACGATCCCGGTCGGCCTCAACACCCTGATGAGCGCGGACAGCGTCGACCTCGGCGCGCTGGCCGCGGGCGGCATCATCGCGGCGGTACCCGTGGTGATCGTGTTCGCCTTCATCCAGAAGTGGCTGATCACGGGCTTCAGCGCGGGGGCGGTGAAGGGATGA